The Thermodesulfobacteriota bacterium genome contains a region encoding:
- a CDS encoding TolC family protein, whose product MDSLPAPAHGQRSLWLWTCLVTLLGLILLQPRPAAAGPVDPGLAALVAEALAANPELAAAETRWRASLHRVVPAGTLPDPMLSFALDDYPSSTFSSGETSMAGQLVRLSQSLPFPGKLAAKAEAASKETRWYQGLYDDARLGLARQVKEAWYDLVLQEQSLLVVDRMVLLADTVIAQAESQYRVGRAGQARVVEAQMSRTELLEQRIGLVQMRDSALAALNALRNQPPDTVVATPAALAEPELPGSLGDLQAAGERRPLLAAYQGAIDSLEAMRRQAELDRLPDFSVGLGYRFRDPSPMDDGRDTVSAEIGLTVPIFQERRSEAIAEAEANLTRARQELADARNRVRLGIHDAYLQVERSRQLLALYRAGLVIQARHALDAALAELRVGGGDLGMVLAGLRGLYRLELEVQRLLAEEGKAVARLEAEAGVTPEVGGDL is encoded by the coding sequence ATGGATAGCCTTCCCGCGCCCGCCCATGGCCAGCGCTCCCTTTGGCTGTGGACCTGCCTGGTCACCCTGCTTGGCCTCATCCTGCTCCAGCCGCGGCCAGCGGCAGCCGGGCCGGTGGATCCGGGCCTGGCCGCCCTGGTGGCCGAGGCTCTGGCCGCCAACCCGGAGCTGGCGGCCGCCGAGACCCGCTGGCGGGCGAGCCTGCACCGGGTGGTGCCGGCCGGCACCCTGCCGGACCCCATGCTGTCCTTTGCCCTGGACGACTACCCGTCCAGCACCTTCAGCTCCGGCGAGACCTCCATGGCCGGCCAGCTGGTGCGGCTCTCTCAGAGCCTGCCCTTTCCGGGCAAGCTGGCCGCCAAGGCCGAGGCGGCGAGCAAAGAGACGCGCTGGTACCAGGGGCTTTACGACGATGCTCGCCTGGGCCTTGCCCGCCAGGTCAAGGAGGCGTGGTACGACCTGGTTCTGCAGGAACAGTCCCTTCTGGTGGTGGATCGGATGGTGCTCCTGGCCGATACCGTCATCGCCCAGGCCGAAAGCCAGTACCGGGTGGGCCGCGCCGGCCAGGCCCGGGTGGTGGAGGCGCAGATGAGCCGCACCGAGCTTTTGGAGCAGCGCATCGGCCTGGTGCAGATGCGCGACAGCGCCCTGGCGGCCCTCAATGCCCTGCGCAACCAGCCGCCGGACACGGTGGTGGCCACGCCGGCAGCCCTGGCGGAGCCGGAGCTTCCGGGCAGCCTTGGCGATCTCCAGGCAGCAGGCGAGAGGAGGCCGCTTCTGGCCGCCTACCAGGGGGCCATCGACAGCCTGGAGGCCATGCGCCGCCAGGCAGAGCTGGACCGCCTGCCCGATTTCTCAGTCGGCCTGGGCTACCGGTTCCGGGATCCCAGTCCCATGGATGACGGCCGGGACACGGTTTCCGCGGAGATCGGCCTCACCGTGCCCATCTTCCAGGAGCGGCGCAGCGAGGCCATTGCCGAGGCCGAGGCCAATCTGACCCGGGCACGCCAGGAGCTGGCCGACGCCCGGAACCGGGTGCGGCTGGGCATCCACGACGCCTATCTCCAGGTCGAGCGATCCCGCCAGCTCCTGGCCCTGTACCGGGCGGGCCTGGTGATCCAGGCCCGTCATGCCCTGGATGCCGCTCTGGCCGAGCTTAGAGTCGGCGGCGGCGACCTGGGCATGGTGCTGGCCGGCCTGCGGGGCTTGTACCGCCTGGAGCTGGAGGTGCAGCGCCTGCTGGCCGAGGAAGGCAAGGCCGTGGCCCGCCTGGAAGCCGAGGCCGGCGTGACACCCGAGGTAGGAGGTGACCTGTGA